One genomic window of Scatophagus argus isolate fScaArg1 chromosome 16, fScaArg1.pri, whole genome shotgun sequence includes the following:
- the LOC124073328 gene encoding uncharacterized protein LOC124073328 isoform X2 produces the protein MSVTWQQNNHSLQIAHIQRKLQSVEGMEKTFSQISEIEPNMTEWEDGSNFTCKATHNNNEFMKTISICQIHANTIPYIHVEIPSFKTVMMAASEVKATCLVHIVLDATVTWLMDGTVTASGKVKKTANETHVLSEVTVSSSRWKQLKFITCRAVHRCFPSTERTVSVAEPAGAAPVVEIRRSLPDLLKENSAVLECDVTQLSSADLYITFQANGVDISEKQYVDLPEGPGLQSVSRRFPVPSEYWNKDTTFTCKVNQGFSSSFESNSTGNIFEDPSAELLLVPSEGSGPQRLLCSGWGFNPQIHWFSGSQQRSSSSNDISMSADGRVAVTSQLDVPQTEWKTGKVFTCEVSDRSLNKNVRKDISLCSVHSSAPPSIHVEIPSFKTVMMAASEVKATCLVHTGFDATVTWLMDRTVTASGKVKKTANETHILSEVTVSSSRWKQLKFITCRAVHRCFPSTERTVSVAEPAGAAPVVEIRRSLPDLLKGNRAVLECDVTQLSSADLYITFQANRVDISEKQYVDLPEGPGLQSISRRFPVPSKYWNKDTTFTCEVNQGFSSSFESNSTGNIFGDPSAELLLVPGEGSGPQRLLCSGWGFNPQIHWISGSQQIPSSSSDISMSADGRVAVTSQLDVPQTEWKTGKVFTCEVSDRYLNKNVRKDISLCSVHSSAPPSIHVEIPSFKTVMMAASEVKATCLVHTGFDATVTWLMDGTVTASGEEKQTANETHILSEVTVSSSRWKQLKFITCRAVHRCFPSTERTVSVAEPAGAAPVVEIRRSLPDLLKENSAVLECDVTQLSSADLYITFQANGVDISEKQYVDLPEGPGLQSVSRRFPVPSEYWNKDTTFTCKVNQGFSSSFESNSTGNIFEDPSAELLLVPSEGSGPQRLLCFGWGFNPQIHWFSGSQQRSSSSSDISMSADGRVAVTSQLDVPQTEWKTGKVFTCEVSDRSLNKNVRKDISLCSVHSSAPPSIHVEIPSFKTVMMAASEVKATCLVHTGFDATVTWLMDGTVTASGEEKKTANETHILSEVTVSSSRWKQLKFITCRAVHRCFPSTERTVSVAEPAGAAPVVEIRRSLPDLLKGNRAVLECDVTQLSSADLYITFQANRVDISEKQYVDLPEGPGLQSISRRFPVPSKYWNKDTTFTCKVNQGFSSSFESNSTGNIFGDPSAELLLVPSEGSGPQRLLCSGWGFNPQIHWISGSQQIPSSSSDISMSADGRVAVTSQLDVPQTEWKTGKVFTCEVSDRYLNKNVRKDISLCSVHSSAPPSIHVEIPSFKTVMMAASEVKATCLVHTGFDATVTWLMDGTVTASGEEKQTANETHILSEVTVSSSRWKQLKFITCRAVHRCFPSTERTVSVAEPAGAAPVVEIRRSLPDLLKGNSAVLECDVTQLSSADLYITFQANGVDISEKQYVDLPEGPGLQSVSRRFPVPSKYWNKDTTFTCKVKQGFSGSFESNSTDNIFGDPSAELLLVPGEGSGPQRLLCSGWGFNPQIHWFSGSQQRPSSSSDISMSADGRVAVTSQLDVPQTEWKTGKVFTCEVSDRSLNKNVRKDVSLCSVHSSAPPSIHVEIPKFKTVMIAALEVKATCLVHTGFDATVTWLMDGTVTPSNTVSRGTNTTHIISNVTISSSQWKQLKFITCRAEHECFSSSERTVNVKEPAGAAPVVEIRRSLPDLLKGNSAVLECDVTQLSSADLYITFQANRVDISEKQYVDLLEGPGLQSISRRFPVPSEYWNKDTTFTCKVNQGFSSSFESNSTGNIFGDPSAELLLVPGEGSGPQRLLCSGWGFNPQIHWISGSQQRSSSSSDISMSADGRVAVSSQLNVPQTEWKTGKVFTCEVSDRSLNKNVRKDISLCSVHSSAPPSIHVEIPSFKTVMMAASEVKATCLIHTGFDATVTWLMDRTVTASGKVMKTANETHILSEVTVSSSQWKQLKFITCRAVHRCFPSTERTVSVAEPAGAAPVVEIRRSLPDLLKGNSAVLECDVTQLSSADLYITFQANGVDISEKQYVDLPEGTGLQSISRRFPVPSEYWNKDTTFTCKVNQGFSSSFESNSTGNIFDVYPPTVRIMQPTASELSTSDVLTLLCLVSGFFPSSLIVYWEENGQRLPSSRYTNSAVWKYPGGSTYSMSSRLNASKTQDKESTYSCVVKHESSEMPFESTIEDVFASVTHSKPSATLLQGSDELVCLVFGFSPASINITWFLNNTKELLDCHTSEPHRGQETGKFSIQSHLRLSQVTWLPGSVVTCRVSHASTTLSLNISKPDADVMKDCIVTSNVIGSDVDEHIGVESWYMAFSFLLFFLIAIIYGVLATIIKTK, from the exons ATGAGTGTGACATGGCAACAAAACAACCATTCTCTACAAATTGCACATATCCAAAGGAAGCTGCAGAGTGTGGAGGGAATGGAGAAAACCTTCAGTCAAATCAGTGAAATTGAGCCAAATATGACAGAGTGGGAAGATGGCTCAAATTTTACATGCAAGGCCACTCACAACAACAATGaatttatgaaaacaataagtATTTGTCAAA TCCATGCAAACACCATTCCATACATTCATGTGGAGATTCCCAGCTTCAAGACAGTAATGATGGCAGCATCTGAGGTGAAGGCAACATGTTTGGTTCACATAGTTCTTGATGCCACGGTGACCTGGCTGATGGATGGGACAGTCACAGCAAGTGGCAAAGtaaagaaaactgcaaatgaaacTCATGTTCTCAGTGAAGTGACCGTTTCATCAAGCCGGTGGAAACAACTCAAGTTCATAACATGCAGAGCTGTCCATAGGTGCTTCCCATCTACTGAGAGGACTGTGAGTGTTGCAG AACCTGCAGGTGCAGCTCCAGTGGTTGAGATCAGAAGATCTCTCCCAGATTTGCTAAAAGAAAACAGTGCTGTGCTGGAGTGTGACGTCACACAACTCTCATCAGCTGACCTGTACATCACCTTTCAGGCCAACGGAGTTGATATTTCTGAGAAACAGTATGTTGATCTTCCCGAAGGGCCAGGCCTCCAATCAGTCAGCAGACGCTTCCCTGTCCCTTCAGAGTACTGGAATAAAGACACAACTTTCACCTGCAAAGTCAATCAAGGTTTTTCCAGCTCCTTTGAGTCAAACTCCACTGGCAATATTTTTG AGGACCCATCAGCAGAGCTCCTTCTGGTCCCCAGTGAAGGTTCAGGACCACAGAGACTCTTATGCTCTGGATGGGGCTTCAACCCTCAAATTCATTGGTTTTCTGGATCTCAGCAAAGATCTTCTTCATCCAATGACATCAGCATGAGTGCAGATGGACGTGTGGCAGTAACCAGTCAACTGGATGTTCCTCAGACAGAGTGGAAAACAGGGAAAGTGTTCACATGTGAAGTGTCTGACAGGTCTCtgaacaaaaatgtcagaaaggaCATCAGCCTCTGCTCAG TTCATTCAAGCGCCCCTCCTTCCATTCATGTAGAGATTCCCAGCTTCAAGACAGTAATGATGGCAGCATCTGAGGTGAAGGCAACATGTTTGGTTCACACTGGTTTTGATGCCACAGTGACCTGGCTGATGGACAGGACAGTCACAGCAAGTGGCAAAGtaaagaaaactgcaaatgaaacTCATATTCTCAGTGAAGTGACCGTTTCATCAAGCCGGTGGAAACAACTCAAGTTCATAACATGCAGAGCTGTCCATAGGTGCTTCCCATCTACTGAGAGGACTGTGAGTGTTGCAG AACCTGCAGGTGCAGCTCCAGTGGTTGAGATCAGAAGATCTCTCCCAGATTTGCTAAAGGGAAACAGAGCTGTGCTGGAGTGTGATGTCACACAACTCTCATCAGCTGACCTGTACATCACCTTTCAGGCCAACAGAGTTGATATTTCTGAGAAACAGTATGTTGATCTTCCCGAAGGGCCAGGCCTCCAATCAATCAGCAGACGCTTCCCTGTCCCTTCAAAGTACTGGAATAAAGACACAACTTTCACCTGCGAAGTCAATCAAGGTTTTTCCAGCTCCTTTGAGTCAAACTCCACTGGCAATATTTTTG GGGACCCATCAGCAGAGCTCCTTCTGGTCCCCGGTGAAGGTTCAGGACCACAGAGACTCTTATGCTCTGGATGGGGCTTCAACCCTCAAATTCATTGGATTTCTGGATCTCAGCAAATACCGTCTTCATCCAGTGACATCAGCATGAGTGCAGATGGACGTGTGGCGGTAACCAGTCAACTGGATGTCCCTCAGACAGAGTGGAAAACAGGGAAAGTGTTCACATGTGAAGTGTCTGACAGGTATCtgaacaaaaatgtcagaaaggaCATCAGCCTCTGCTCAG TTCATTCAAGCGCCCCTCCTTCCATTCATGTGGAGATTCCCAGCTTCAAGACAGTAATGATGGCAGCATCTGAGGTGAAGGCAACATGTTTGGTTCACACTGGTTTTGATGCCACAGTGACCTGGCTGATGGACGGGACAGTCACAGCAAGTGGCGAAGAAAAGCAAACTGCAAATGAAACTCATATTCTCAGTGAAGTGACCGTTTCATCAAGCCGGTGGAAACAACTCAAGTTCATAACATGCAGAGCTGTCCATAGGTGCTTCCCATCTACTGAGAGGACTGTGAGTGTTGCAG AACCTGCAGGTGCAGCTCCAGTGGTTGAGATCAGAAGATCTCTCCCAGATTTGCTAAAAGAAAACAGTGCTGTGCTGGAGTGTGACGTCACACAACTCTCATCAGCTGACCTGTACATCACCTTTCAGGCCAACGGAGTTGATATTTCTGAGAAACAGTATGTTGATCTTCCCGAAGGGCCAGGCCTCCAATCAGTCAGCAGACGCTTCCCTGTCCCTTCAGAGTACTGGAATAAAGACACAACTTTCACCTGCAAAGTCAATCAAGGTTTTTCCAGCTCCTTTGAGTCAAACTCCACTGGCAATATTTTTG AGGACCCATCAGCAGAGCTCCTTCTGGTCCCCAGTGAAGGTTCAGGACCACAGAGACTCTTATGCTTTGGATGGGGCTTCAACCCTCAAATTCATTGGTTTTCTGGATCTCAGCAAAGATCTTCTTCATCCAGTGACATCAGCATGAGTGCAGATGGACGTGTGGCAGTAACCAGTCAACTGGATGTTCCTCAGACAGAGTGGAAAACAGGGAAAGTGTTCACATGTGAAGTGTCTGACAGGTCTCtgaacaaaaatgtcagaaaggaCATCAGCCTCTGCTCAG TTCATTCAAGCGCCCCTCCTTCCATTCATGTAGAGATTCCCAGCTTCAAGACAGTAATGATGGCAGCATCTGAGGTGAAGGCAACATGTTTGGTTCACACTGGTTTTGATGCCACAGTGACCTGGCTGATGGACGGGACAGTCACAGCAAGTGgcgaagaaaagaaaactgcaaatgaaacTCATATTCTCAGTGAAGTGACCGTTTCATCAAGCCGGTGGAAACAACTCAAGTTCATAACATGCAGAGCTGTCCATAGGTGCTTCCCATCTACTGAGAGGACTGTGAGTGTTGCAG AACCTGCAGGTGCAGCTCCAGTGGTTGAGATCAGAAGATCTCTCCCAGATTTGCTAAAGGGAAACAGAGCTGTGCTGGAGTGTGATGTCACACAACTCTCATCAGCTGACCTGTACATCACCTTTCAGGCCAACAGAGTTGATATTTCTGAGAAACAGTATGTTGATCTTCCCGAAGGGCCAGGCCTCCAGTCAATCAGCAGACGCTTTCCTGTCCCTTCAAAGTACTGGAATAAAGACACAACTTTCACCTGCAAAGTCAATCAAGGTTTTTCCAGCTCCTTTGAGTCAAACTCCACTGGCAATATTTTTG GGGACCCATCAGCAGAGCTCCTTCTGGTCCCCAGTGAAGGTTCAGGACCACAGAGACTCTTATGCTCTGGATGGGGCTTCAACCCTCAAATTCATTGGATTTCTGGATCTCAGCAAATACCGTCTTCATCCAGTGACATCAGCATGAGTGCAGATGGACGTGTGGCGGTAACCAGTCAACTGGATGTCCCTCAGACAGAGTGGAAAACAGGGAAAGTGTTCACATGTGAAGTGTCTGACAGGTATCtgaacaaaaatgtcagaaaggaCATCAGCCTCTGCTCAG TTCATTCAAGCGCCCCTCCTTCCATTCATGTGGAGATTCCCAGCTTCAAGACAGTAATGATGGCAGCATCTGAGGTGAAGGCAACATGTTTGGTTCACACTGGTTTTGATGCCACAGTGACCTGGCTGATGGACGGGACAGTCACAGCAAGTGGCGAAGAAAAGCAAACTGCAAATGAAACTCATATTCTCAGTGAAGTGACCGTTTCATCAAGCCGGTGGAAACAACTCAAGTTCATAACATGCAGAGCTGTCCATAGGTGCTTCCCATCTACTGAGAGGACTGTGAGTGTTGCAG AACCTGCAGGTGCAGCTCCAGTGGTTGAGATCAGAAGATCTCTCCCAGATTTGCTAAAGGGAAACAGTGCTGTGTTGGAGTGTGATGTCACACAACTCTCATCAGCTGACCTGTACATCACCTTTCAGGCCAACGGAGTTGATATTTCTGAGAAACAGTATGTTGATCTTCCCGAAGGGCCAGGCCTCCAATCAGTCAGCAGACGCTTCCCTGTCCCTTCAAAGTACTGGAATAAAGACACAACTTTCACCTGCAAAGTGAAACAAGGTTTTTCCGGCTCCTTTGAGTCAAACTCCACTGACAATATTTTTG GGGACCCATCAGCAGAGCTCCTTCTGGTCCCCGGTGAAGGTTCAGGACCACAGAGACTCTTATGCTCTGGATGGGGCTTCAACCCTCAAATTCATTGGTTTTCTGGATCTCAGCAAAGACCATCTTCATCCAGTGACATCAGCATGAGTGCAGATGGACGTGTGGCAGTAACCAGTCAACTGGATGTCCCTCAGACAGAGTGGAAAACAGGGAAAGTGTTCACATGTGAAGTGTCTGACAGGTCTCtgaacaaaaatgtcagaaaggaCGTCAGCCTCTGCTCAG TTCATTCAAGCGCCCCTCCTTCCATTCATGTGGAGATTCCCAAATTCAAGACAGTAATGATTGCAGCACTTGAGGTGAAGGCAACATGTTTGGTTCACACTGGTTTTGATGCCACAGTGACCTGGTTGATGGACGGGACAGTCACACCAAGCAACACTGTGAGCCGtggcacaaacacaactcaTATAATAAGCAATGTGACGATTTCTTCAAGTCAGTGGAAACAACTTAAATTTATAACATGCAGAGCTGAACATGAGTGCTTCTCATCCTCAGAGAGAACTGTGAATGTTAAAG AACCTGCAGGTGCAGCTCCAGTGGTTGAGATCAGAAGATCTCTCCCAGATTTGCTAAAGGGAAACAGTGCTGTGCTGGAGTGTGACGTCACACAACTCTCATCAGCTGACCTGTACATCACCTTTCAGGCCAACAGAGTTGATATTTCTGAGAAACAGTATGTTGATCTTCTCGAAGGGCCAGGCCTCCAATCAATCAGCAGACGCTTCCCTGTCCCTTCAGAGTACTGGAATAAAGACACAACTTTCACCTGCAAAGTCAATCAAGGCTTTTCCAGCTCCTTTGAGTCAAACTCCACTGGCAATATTTTTG GGGACCCATCAGCAGAGCTCCTTCTGGTCCCCGGTGAAGGTTCAGGACCACAGAGACTCTTATGCTCTGGATGGGGCTTCAACCCTCAAATTCATTGGATTTCTGGATCTCAGCAAAGATCTTCTTCATCCAGTGACATCAGCATGAGTGCAGATGGACGTGTGGCAGTAAGCAGCCAACTGAATGTCCCTCAGACAGAGTGGAAAACAGGGAAAGTGTTCACATGTGAAGTATCTGACAGGTCTCtgaacaaaaatgtcagaaaggaCATCAGCCTCTGCTCAG TTCATTCAAGCGCCCCTCCTTCCATTCATGTGGAGATTCCCAGCTTCAAGACAGTAATGATGGCAGCATCTGAGGTGAAGGCAACATGTTTGATTCACACTGGTTTTGATGCCACAGTGACCTGGCTGATGGACAGGACAGTCACAGCAAGTGGCAAAGTAAtgaaaactgcaaatgaaacTCATATTCTCAGTGAAGTGACCGTTTCATCAAGCCAGTGGAAACAACTCAAGTTCATAACATGCAGAGCTGTCCATAGGTGCTTCCCATCTACTGAGAGGACTGTGAGTGTTGCAG AACCTGCAGGTGCAGCTCCAGTGGTTGAGATCAGAAGATCTCTCCCAGATTTGCTGAAGGGAAACAGTGCTGTGCTGGAGTGTGATGTCACACAACTCTCATCAGCTGACCTGTACATCACCTTTCAGGCCAACGGAGTTGATATTTCTGAGAAACAGTATGTTGATCTTCCCGAAGGGACAGGCCTCCAATCAATCAGCAGACGCTTCCCTGTCCCTTCAGAGTACTGGAATAAAGACACAACTTTCACCTGCAAAGTCAATCAAGGTTTTTCCAGCTCCTTTGAGTCAAACTCCACTGGCAATATTTTTG ATGTGTATCCACCAACAGTCAGGATAATGCAACCAACTGCCTCTGAGCTGTCTACGTCAGACGTCCTCACACTGCTTTGCCTAGTTTCTGGATTTTTCCCATCCAGCCTCATAGTTTACTGGGAAGAGAATGGCCAGAGACTCCCCTCAAGTCGCTACACCAATAGTGCTGTGTGGAAATACCCAGGGGGCAGCACTTATTCAATGAGCAGCAGACTGAACGCATCCAAGACTCAGGACAAAGAGTCTACGTATTCTTGCGTTGTTAAACATGAGTCATCTGAAATGCCTTTTGAAAGCACTATTGAGGATGTGTTTG CTTCAGTCACCCACTCCAAACCTTCAGCCACCTTACTCCAGGGCTCTGATGAACTTGTGTGCCTGGTCTTTGGCTTCAGCCCTGCATCCATTAACATCACGTGGTTTCTCAATAACACCAAGGAACTGTTGGACTGCCACACTAGTGAACCTCACAGAGGCCAGGAGACAGGAAAGTTCAGCATCCAAAGCCACCTTCGTCTATCCCAGGTCACGTGGTTACCTGGGTCGGTTGTCACCTGCAGGGTGTCACATGCCAGCACCACCCTCTCCCTGAATATATCTAAACCAGATGCAG ACGTCATGAAGGACTGTATTGTCACGAGTAATGTCATTGGAAGTGATGTGGATGAACACATAGGGGTGGAAAGCTGGTATATggctttcagttttctcctttttttccttatcGCCATCATCTATGGTGTCCTGGCTACCATTATTAAG ACAAAATGA